The Deinococcus puniceus genome segment TGTGAGGGCACGTGCCCCGCCGCCCGCCATGCTGCGGCGCATGGCCCCCACCACCGAGAACACCACGAAGCCGAAGATGATCAGGCCGATGAAGCCGAAGCCGCCGCTCCCGCCGCCGTAATAGCCGCCGCCACCCGTATTGACGATAATCGGGCCGCTATAGCCGCCCCCGTATCCACCGCCGTAGCCGCCCCCGCCGTATCCACCGCCGCCGCCCCCATAGCCGCCTCCCCCACCGCCCGAAGACCCACCGGAACTGCTGCCGCCAAAGCCGCCGCCCGATTGGGCCGAGGCCGTGCTGTGCAGAGTCAGGCTGCCGAGGGCCAGCACGAAGGCCGCCGCGAACAGCAGCAACAGGGCAAATGGGCGCAGGCGGGGCTTGGCTTGGTTATGCAAGTCTTGCTGGTGCGAGTGTTGATTATGAAAGCGGGGCATGATGGCTCAGTGTACGGGCCAAACGCGCCCAGCGTTCCAGAATCGTGAGGCCTGCCTTTAGAGGTCGGGGGCGGGTACACTGCCGAACATGACCGATTCTGCACCTACTCCTTCCATTGTCCTGACTGCTCAGCAGTGGCAAATCTTTTTAGAAAGTCTGTACGAGCGCGGCGACAAACTCGATCTGCGCGAGGAAGGCGGCGTCTATCATCCGCGCAAGGAAAAAGTAGACGCCTACGTGTTCAGCGGCCACGCCGAGGCCCTGAGAAGCGAGGAAGTAGACGGCGACATTTGGGGCACGCTGGAAGACATCGAGGAAACTGCCGACTCCGAGGAAGAAGCGTGGGCCAAAATCGTGGCGTTCTACTTGGGCCGGGGCTGCGTGCTGATGGAAGTGTTGCCGGAAGAAGCAGGCGAAATGCCGGAACAATGGCTGATCTCGGAACCGTTGGCGCGTCGGCTGGGGTTGTTGGCAACGGCGTAAAGGTTGGTATAGAGGGGCGTTTTTGGGGCGAGGGCTAAAAGCTAAGGACTGGGAGGGGGAGTGAATGAGCGCCAGCGTTTGCCCTAGCCCTCGCCTTTCTTAGACCCTCGACCCTCAGACGCCCTTCACAGGCCATAGCTCGCCCGCAGCCGCGCCAGCCCTGCCCGCACACCGATGCGCTGCATGGGCAGATCGCGCAGCAGCACAGGTGTCAGGCCGCGTTCGTGCAGGCCATGCAAGATCAGGTCAAGCAGTTCGGGCGTAACCTCCGGGCCGTCGTGCAGCAAGATCACGCTGCCGGAGCGCACCTGCTCTAGCGTGTGCCGGGCCAGTTCAGTGGCGGGCAAGTCCAGCCAGTCGCGGCCTTCCGTGTCCCACAGGGCAATGCGGCGGCGGGCAAGGCGGGCCAGCACACGGGTAAACGGACTGTGGCCGCCGTAGGGTGGGCGGAACAGCAAACCGGGTTGCCCTGCACGCGGATGCCAGCGCACCTGGGCCCATTCCATCCACGGGGGTAGCAACAGAGCGGGGCGGTGCCAGATACCGTGCGCCTCCAATTCGTGGCCCGCGTCGGCCAGAGCTTGTATCAGGTTTGGGTGCGCGGCGGTGTGCGGGGCCGTGACGAAAAAGGTGGCGGGTGCGCCGTGCCGCTCCAGCACTGCCGACAACTCCAGCGTGCGGGGGCCGGGGCCGTCGTCGAAGGTGAGGGCCACGCGGGGCCGGGTGCGGGGGCCGGGGCCAAGCGCACCCCATCCGGCGGCGCGGCCCAGCACATCGGCGGCCAGCACGGCGGCAGCTAGAGCCGTGCCAGCTTTAATCCAAGGTGCATAAGAATTGATTTGAATGGCGGGTTCCTGCCTTTGGGTGGGCCGTGAATTAAAACCCATGAATCGCGCTTGACCTTCCTAAGCCGGAGTACCTTCATAAACCATAGTTCTAGGGCCGAGGTTATCCAGCTCTAGCCATGAACCGCCGCCGGAAACGCCCTCCTGAACACGGCGTAAGCACTGGCCGTGACCAGAGCCAGCGCCGCGCCCACCACGAACGGCCCGCTGACGCCGATGGCCTGATACGCCAGCGCCCCCACCACCGGGCCGAAGGCGGTTCCGGCATTTTCGACGGTCATCAGTGCGCCCCACGCGGCGGGGCGTTCGGCTTCGGGCAGCGTACCCGTGACGAGGGCTGACCAACCGGGCGTGACGCAGCCGTAGCCGATACCCAGCACCACCGCGATGGGGTAAAACGCCCAGAGGGGAGGCAGGGTCGCCACCAGCAAGAAGGCCAACCCGATCAGGCCAAAGCCGCTGGCCAGCACCAGACGGGCGTTGCCCCGGTCTGCGATTCTTCCGGCGAAGGGAATAGTGGCGTAGGCGATGACGCCGCCCAGCGCCAAAATAGACACCAGCGGCCAGTACTCTAGGCCCAGTTTTTTGGCGATAGGAAAGAGCAGCGGGCCAATAAGCGACAGGGTTCCAGTTTGCAACAGCGCCGCAGGCATCAGCGGCAGCAGGGAGCGGGCCACCCGGCGCACGCTCTCGCGGCTGGGGGCAGGCGGCGTTTCGCGTTGGCGCACGCGGCGCATGGGCATCAGCAGCGCCCCGCACACGGCCAACAGTTGCAGCCCGCCCGCCAAGATCAGCGGAAAATTGCCCCCCTGCTTGCCAATAGCGCCGTACACCAGCACGCCCACGCCGATCATGGGCAGGGCGCACATGGTCACGGTGGACAAGGCCCGCCCGCTGTAGCCGGGTTTGCTGGAATCGGCGGTCAGGTTCAGTGCGCCCGGCCACATCACGCTAAAGCCGATGCCGTGCAGCACGGCCACCAGAATCAACATCCAGAAGGTGCTGACAAACGGCAAACAGGCCACCGCCAGCAAACTGAGCAGTGCCCCGCCTGCCACCACGGGCCGCAACCCATAGCGCGAAATGGCCGCCCCCGCCGGGCCGCGCATCAGGGTATCGGCGATCAGGTGGGCGGTCAGAGCCGCGCCCGTAGCCGTGAGGGGCAGCCCGAATTCGGAGCGTCCCACCAGCGGGAGGTACCCCACATACAGGCCGTTGCGGACAAATTCGGCGCAGGCTACCGCCACCGTGGCCCCCATCACCGGAACGAGCGTGCCGGGCAGCAGCGGAATCCGGTCAGCGAGTGGACGCTTGCCTGCCGTCATGCAGCGGCTCCACTGCCACAGCAGTGGAGAGGAAAGCGAACAGATGGGGGGCACATGAAGATGACCATACGAACACCTGCTAGCCTGTCCGGGTGCCGGAATTCTCGGTTGTTATTCCTGCGCGCAACGAAGCGGTCTATTTGCCGCTCACGTTGCGCGCACTGGAACGTCAGACCCACGCCCCCCATGAAGTGATTGTCGTCGACAACGGCAGCCGGGACGCCACCGCCGAGGTGGCCCGCGCGTGGGGAGCGACGGTGATTCAGTGCCACGAACGCGGCGTGGCCCGTGCCCGCCAAGCTGGGCTGGAAGCCGCGCGGGGCGACTGGGTGGCCTCCACCGACGCCGATTCCCTGCCCGCCCCGCAGTGGCTGGAGCGTCTGAACGCTGCCGCCACAGGCCGGGTGGCCCTCTACGGCCCGATGCGCTTTTCGGGGGTGCGCCGCCCACTGCCCCAGATTTCGGAGGCTGCCTACAACTTGTTTTTGCGGCTGTGCGTGCTGGCCGACAAACCTAATCTGGCCGGGGCAAACATGGCCTACTCGCGCCGCGCTGCGGAGTTGGCGGGCGGGTACCCAGCGGTGGAAGCCTACGAGGATATTTTGCTGGGTCAGGCGTTGGCGCGCTTGGGAACGGTGGCCTACGTGCCGGGCGCACTCGTCGAAACCAGTGCGCGGCGGCTGGAAGGCGGCCTTGTTCCCTTCCTGTGGCGGCACGCGCAAAATATCAGCGGTCATACACGAGGCTACTTCGAGGAGTAACGGCCTCTGAGGGTAGGGCCGCTACGCCGCTCGGCACGCCCAAGGCGCGGGCATACACCTCCAGCACCCGTTCGGCCACCCCACCGGGCGTGGTGGTATGGCCGAATGCGCGTGCGCCTGCCGAGAGCTGTTCCCAGAGTTCCGGACTGCCCAACACGTCGCGGGCGTGCCGCACCAGCGCGTTCACGTCGCCGGGCATGGTCAGGTAGCCGCTGCGCCCGTGTGCCACCCCACTGAGGGTGCCGCGTGCGCCCACCGCCACTACCGGAACGCCCATCAGCTGCGCTTCTTGCAGCACCAGCCCCTGCGTTTCGGTGTCGCTGGCGAACAGGAACAGTTCCGCGAGGCGGTAATACGCGCCGATTTCTGTCCACGGACGGACCCCCAAAAACGTGACGCGCTCCGAGATGCCGAGTTGACGGGCGTGGGCCTCCAAGTGTGCCCGCTCCGGCCCTTCTCCCAAGATGACCAGGTGGGCGTTGTCCAGCTGCGACAGGCTATCGAGTACCAGATCGAAGCGTTTTTCGCGGGCGAGGCGGCCCACACTCAGGATTCGGCGCGTGCCCGCAGGCCAAGGATTGAGGATTGGTGGCGCGGCCTCCAGCCCTCTGGGATCGATGCTGGTGGGAATGACCACCGGATCACGCACGCCCATGTCGCGCATCACGTCCAGCATGCCCGTCGTGGGCACGATCACCGCGTCGGCCCGCCCGTACAGTTGGCCCGACACCCGCGACACCAGTTTGGTCATGCGGTCAAAGGAAGTCAGGCCCGGTACATAGTGCGTGTAGGCCGCCAAATGCGTATGGTAAGTGGCGATGTGCGGCACCTGCCATTTGCGGGCCAGCCGCACCCCTGCCAGCCCCAGCGTGAGCGGCGTGTGCGTATGCACGATGTCGTATTTGCGCTCGAAATCCTTACGGGTGGGCCACGCCAAACGGTAGGTGGGCAAGAACATATAGCGCAGGCTGGAAATCCGGTACACGTCGGCGCGGCTATCCACGTGTTCGGGGAAATCGGGGGCCACCACATCCACATGGTGCCCGCGCGCCCGCAACTCGTCGGACAGCAGGCCCACGCTGGTCACGATGCCGTTCTGATCGGGCAAAAAGGTATCGGTAAATAGGCCGATTCGCAGCGGACGTTCCGTGAAGGCCGCGCCTTCCGGCAGGGCAGCCGCCTGAGCCGCAGCCGGAGTCACGCCCGCCCCCCGCCACTGCGGGCCATGCTCGCCGGAGTCCTCGCCACTCTGCACTGGCCCTTGGAGATAAAGGAAAACTGAAGCATCGTTAGACAGGAGCATACCGTGATCAGCATGAGAGCGTGCTGCCATAAAAATGGCGACCACCGAAAGTCGCATTCAAGCAGGGCGAGTGGCAAAACTGAGGGTGCGCGGAGCTTGCTGACCTTTCGGCGCTTTTTTCGGCGTTGTTCTGAGAAGCCGGGAACCAGAGCCGAGCCGTCCCCGGAAGGGTGCAACCCTCCTGCAATGCCGCTACAGTCAGCGCTATGCCCGCGTTTTCTCCCTCTTGGTTATGGCCTTCTCTCCTGCGTGCAGGCGCGTTCGGTACGCTGCACGGCGGCGCTCCGGGCGAACCCTCTGTGGGCCTGACCGTGCCTGTGGAGTCGGTGGCGGAGTTGGAAACTGCGTTGACGGCGTTAGCAGAAGCCAACATTGGGGCCACGTTGCTGGTTCCGCCAAGACTGGCCCGCACTGTCCCACACCTGTTGCACTCTGCAACGCAAGCCGGACACGAGATCGCCGGAAGTGGGCCGCCGACTGGAATCAGCGGGCTGGAAGCAGCAGGGGGGCAAGTCGTAACCGCGTGGGCACTGGAAGGCGCGGCGCTGACCCGTACACATCTGGCGGCGCTCAGGCACGGGGGCGTGCGTCCTCTCCCCTTTCCGCAGGCGGCGGCGCAACCGGGCCAGACGTTGCGAGTCCTCCCCGCAGAGTTGGCGGCCACCCTGCCCGACTTGAAGGCCCTCGGCTACCGTCCCGCGCCCGTGCGGGCCATTCCCGGCCTGCGCCCTGCCATGCCCCGTGACCTGCTGATTTATCTCTACAGTCGCACCGTCGAAGACCGTTTTGCCCGTGACCATCATGTGATCGACCTTGCCCAACGCGCCGACGCCGTGATGCGCGTGGCCCCGCGCTCCGAGGTGATGCCGCCGCTGCCCTTGCCGCCGCACACGCCCAATGCCGAGCTGCATCTGCACTCGCCGCGCATAGTGGGCATCAGCACCCGCAGCTCTATTGCCGCCTACCGCGCCTACCAACGCAGCCTGAAAGACGTGGCGCACGCCCTGCGAACCCGGCCCGAATTGGCGGATGCTCAGGCCGTGTACGCCGTCACGCTATTTCACGGCCCGCTGGAAAAGAGCGGCTTTGCCCTACTGGACTTGCCGCCCCAGCAAGCGCGGTGGTTCGGCTTAGGCTTCCGCCTGTTGCGGGCAGTGTATGGCACGCCCAAGCCGCCGAGTGAGGGAACGCCGAAAATGGCTTGGATGGAGAGAGAGGCGTTTTTGGCGCGGCATGGGTAGGGTATCTGCCGCAATTAAACTAAGCATTATGTTTTAGTTTTTATAGTGTTTAGGTGTTACGCAATTAATTAAAACCCTCTGCATTAGAAACGCCAGAGGTATTTTTGAGACTCATTTAATCACCATTCTTGTAAAAAAACGAGAATGCGGGTTGACATCACATTGGTACTGTGTACCATAATCCGCTCCACAAATTGATATGAAGCCTCAAAACTTTGTGAATCTCTCCCTCAGATTCCTCAAATTCGATACTCGTCCAATATCGGAATCTCAATCCGCCGCGTTTTGGGTCGGGAAACTTTTCTTGCAGCCAGCAGATAAAGCTAGAATCAACGATTTTGAAGAATTTATCAGTTAGGAAAAGCTTAGGAAAAACCCCACCACTCATGTACTCTAAAATGCCTAGCACACAATTTTCAGCATTCTCCTTTATAATACTTTCCCTAAACTCCTTTTGGTCAAATATTTTGTTGGATAGTTGACTTGTTTCTCGAAATACAGACGACACATGAATGGTCTGATCTTCAAAGTATCCAGCGATTAGAACGCTGTCATGGAATCTATAAATGCCACCAACCAAATGAGGCAGGTGGTAGCGCGCCCAATCCTTAAAATCATCGCCAACCACGCTATATTCTTGCTCCTGAAAAACGAAGATATGATTTTCCTTTGTGTGGTATTTTGAATACAGAATTCCTTTATATAAATTCTTCATGTAAAATACAACCTCACAATTTATCCTTTCCTGAATAAGAATCTAGAAACCGCATACAATTATGATTGTCCTCAAGCCCAGCCGAAAATTTTGCGTTTCGCTTACCCCGGCAACGTAAACACCAGCGTCGTCCCTTGCCCCGGTACGCTCTCCACATCCAGTTCACCGCCTGCCAACGCCACCCGTTCGCGTAGCCCGATGAGGCCCAAGTGTCCGGCCTGAGCGCGGGCCTGCGCCTGATCTGGCGTGAAGCCTTGCCCATCGTCGGTAATGGCAACCCTCACCCCTTCAGGCGTGTACTGCACGCGAATGGCGGCACTCAGGGCGCGGGCGTGCTTGTCGACGTTGTTCAGGGCTTCTTGGGCCAGCCGGAACACGGTCAGTTCGATGGTGGGCGGCAGGCGGCGGTCTTGCCCCGCGACTTCCAGGCGGGTATCGGTGACGGCTTGGGTCGCCAGCCATTCCAGTGCAGGCAGCAGCCCGAGGTCGTCCAGCACGCTAGGGCGCAGGTTGCGGGCAAAGCGGCGCACGCTTTCTATGGCGTTGTCGAGGTCGGCGCGAATATCGTCGGCGCGGGCGCGTTGCTCTCCGGTCAGGTCGCGGGCGAGGCGGGCCACGCGGCGGGTCGTGGCCGTCAGAACTTGCGCCGTATCGTCGTGCAGTTCGCGGCTGATGCGGCGGCGTTCTTCCTCCTGCGCCTGCGTGAACAGTGTCAGGTAGGTGCGGAGTTCGCTTTGACGGCTGGTGGCGGCTTCCAGCGCCTGCCCCCGCCGGGTAATCTCGTCGGCCAGCGTCTGCAACTCGCTGAGGT includes the following:
- a CDS encoding glycosyltransferase, translated to MPEFSVVIPARNEAVYLPLTLRALERQTHAPHEVIVVDNGSRDATAEVARAWGATVIQCHERGVARARQAGLEAARGDWVASTDADSLPAPQWLERLNAAATGRVALYGPMRFSGVRRPLPQISEAAYNLFLRLCVLADKPNLAGANMAYSRRAAELAGGYPAVEAYEDILLGQALARLGTVAYVPGALVETSARRLEGGLVPFLWRHAQNISGHTRGYFEE
- a CDS encoding polysaccharide deacetylase family protein gives rise to the protein MGFNSRPTQRQEPAIQINSYAPWIKAGTALAAAVLAADVLGRAAGWGALGPGPRTRPRVALTFDDGPGPRTLELSAVLERHGAPATFFVTAPHTAAHPNLIQALADAGHELEAHGIWHRPALLLPPWMEWAQVRWHPRAGQPGLLFRPPYGGHSPFTRVLARLARRRIALWDTEGRDWLDLPATELARHTLEQVRSGSVILLHDGPEVTPELLDLILHGLHERGLTPVLLRDLPMQRIGVRAGLARLRASYGL
- a CDS encoding MFS transporter; its protein translation is MTAGKRPLADRIPLLPGTLVPVMGATVAVACAEFVRNGLYVGYLPLVGRSEFGLPLTATGAALTAHLIADTLMRGPAGAAISRYGLRPVVAGGALLSLLAVACLPFVSTFWMLILVAVLHGIGFSVMWPGALNLTADSSKPGYSGRALSTVTMCALPMIGVGVLVYGAIGKQGGNFPLILAGGLQLLAVCGALLMPMRRVRQRETPPAPSRESVRRVARSLLPLMPAALLQTGTLSLIGPLLFPIAKKLGLEYWPLVSILALGGVIAYATIPFAGRIADRGNARLVLASGFGLIGLAFLLVATLPPLWAFYPIAVVLGIGYGCVTPGWSALVTGTLPEAERPAAWGALMTVENAGTAFGPVVGALAYQAIGVSGPFVVGAALALVTASAYAVFRRAFPAAVHG
- a CDS encoding glycosyltransferase family 4 protein, producing MTPAAAQAAALPEGAAFTERPLRIGLFTDTFLPDQNGIVTSVGLLSDELRARGHHVDVVAPDFPEHVDSRADVYRISSLRYMFLPTYRLAWPTRKDFERKYDIVHTHTPLTLGLAGVRLARKWQVPHIATYHTHLAAYTHYVPGLTSFDRMTKLVSRVSGQLYGRADAVIVPTTGMLDVMRDMGVRDPVVIPTSIDPRGLEAAPPILNPWPAGTRRILSVGRLAREKRFDLVLDSLSQLDNAHLVILGEGPERAHLEAHARQLGISERVTFLGVRPWTEIGAYYRLAELFLFASDTETQGLVLQEAQLMGVPVVAVGARGTLSGVAHGRSGYLTMPGDVNALVRHARDVLGSPELWEQLSAGARAFGHTTTPGGVAERVLEVYARALGVPSGVAALPSEAVTPRSSLVYDR
- a CDS encoding YkoP family protein translates to MPAFSPSWLWPSLLRAGAFGTLHGGAPGEPSVGLTVPVESVAELETALTALAEANIGATLLVPPRLARTVPHLLHSATQAGHEIAGSGPPTGISGLEAAGGQVVTAWALEGAALTRTHLAALRHGGVRPLPFPQAAAQPGQTLRVLPAELAATLPDLKALGYRPAPVRAIPGLRPAMPRDLLIYLYSRTVEDRFARDHHVIDLAQRADAVMRVAPRSEVMPPLPLPPHTPNAELHLHSPRIVGISTRSSIAAYRAYQRSLKDVAHALRTRPELADAQAVYAVTLFHGPLEKSGFALLDLPPQQARWFGLGFRLLRAVYGTPKPPSEGTPKMAWMEREAFLARHG